The Caloenas nicobarica isolate bCalNic1 chromosome Z, bCalNic1.hap1, whole genome shotgun sequence region gaaaatacttAGTTTTCAGGTCGAATTATTGCTTTTCAGCTTTACTGTTTCTAACAAGAGAAGCATGTTTCAGCATCATGAACCTTTTTGCAGCAATACAGGCCCAGATCTTGTGCCTATATTTCAGTTGGTTTACAAGTTCTTGTGACTTTCACAAGTAATGCACCAAATTTCATTTGACTCAAACTTTCCATTGCATTAAATTCCCTTTTGGTGAGATCCTGCAGTCCCATCTGCTCCTTCTTACTCTACCTCCCGTTTCACGCTGAGCTAACTTCCTTCCCTCTACTTAGTGGAGACATTTCACTCTACACAAGTATAAAGACCAACTTTACTCACTttccatttttgaaaaaaatgtgttctgcCCCCAAAAACTGCCAGTGCAGAGCCATTTGACGATATTTAAAGCAGGGAAGTTCCTCTTTCACTCTGAAACTGCTCTTTTGCTCACAGtgaatttcttttccttacaaTCGCCTTTCTAGCCGACCCATCCAGTTCGCCTGACCTTTGCTGCTATGTCTCGCTTTCATTAAGGGAAGATAACACAAGATCATCCATTTCAACAACCCGCCTCACTCCGCAATGTCCTGTGATTTATACCTTTTGATTTTCACAACGCTCGCCTGCATTAGCTGCAAAGCATCCAGTGCTGCAGAGATGATGTGCATGGAGGTGAGTGACAGCTGTGGTCCCCCTTGAGGTCCCTCTGGAGGTGCAGGAACCGTGGGTGTAGAGGATCGGTCTCTGGTGAATACTCGCCTACTGATGGACAACTGTTTTCTGTTCCGAAGGGCTTTCTCTCAGTGGGATCCGAAGGCCTTTATTGGAAAGATAAGGCAGTTGTCTTGAGATGTGCTCACGGTCATCAGTCactgtccctgctcctcctcacaCCCATGCATCTATGCACCCTCATGCTCTTTCCTGCTGATGCCTGGGACTTTGGTAGCCATCAAACCAGCACTGCACTTCACCTCCCAGAGAGCTCGAAGGACAATAAAGTTTCACAGGGGTGTTTAGCAGGTACCAGAGCTAGACAGGAAATAGATAAAAGGATTTTGTCTCTTATGATCATACTCTCCATACAGGAATTTGCACACAGCGGTGGGATGATGGTATCTCTATTTGCAATTTGAATTTGGTTGATGTGTGATGCCACATGAGAACAGTAAGAAGGTACCAGGGTTTTTCCAGGGGCAGGGGAAAATGCTGacaaataagattttttaaaattattattatttttaatttttttaaatttttttttaagcgagagacagggaaaaaataaggcAAGGATTTTGATTCAGGGAAGAAGCACCATGAAAACCCAActctgcacagcacagctgggaccAATAGCAAGTTCCCTACTGAACTAAATGTACAAATCCCCAGGCACTCTGAGCTGCACAGCAGGATCTCCCATGGGATGGTTGGTCCTCAGCTCCCTGTGAGAGCTGCTCCGTGCCTCAAAGCATACAGAGAGAGCTTGCTTGCTATTTTATTTGAATGGTAAAACATAGACGCTGTTCTCATTTATAGAGACAGCTAAGCATTTTTTATCTGTCTAAACCGCATGTCACAGCAGTCAGCTCCACCGATACTTCTTTGCTTATCAGTATTGAAAACATTGGCTTTTCTAAGGCTGTATTTTGCCATTTCTATAGTTACCAGCACTGTATGATTTTTTGGACCCCGTGCTGTCCCCATTGTGCTCCACACCCACATGGGGCATTTTGTTGTGACAGTCCCATGGCGCTCACCGGCACTCTCTGCTTACAGGATTTGCTCTtataggaaagggaaaaagtgtTCGCCAGCTTGTGGCTTGCAGCAAATACTGCTCTTTCCCTTGCAACGAGGTTACCAGGTGCCTCCACTGACCTGCCTGTGTTTCCTAAGCCACGGGCAGGTAGAGACATTGTTTGGTCTCACTCACAGTCCTATGTGGATGGAAAGACCCAAACCTCAAACACCATCCCCCAGGGTCCATGCACGCTCACCTCCATGAAACCCCGGCGAGCCACGTGCTCCTGCCTCACAGGGTGCACACCTGCGCTGTCCTCTGCTCACCATGGACTCCGGGCTCCAGAGCATTTCTCATGGGACATCTCACCACCTGTGCTTGCTGTCTTTGGGCTAACAGATGGCTTTGAATCTCATGTAAACATTCTGACTGGCCAACCGTGCAATATGTGCCTTTACCACCCTGCAAGCGGTACATCCCGGAGTTTCCTGCCAAGATATTGTGGAAGTTGCAGGTCCCATGTGGTCCCAGGGACCCTGTTCCTCCCAGGCTGGCCCTGTGGTCACCCAGGGCTTTCTCTGGGAGCAGGGCTAGGCGAGGAGATGGGTGGCACTGAGCTGGCTGCATCCATGCTGCTCCCCATCATGGCTCAGCAGCTGGGACAAGTGTGATGCTCTTGAGCATCTCCGCTGCCTTGAGCAGCTGCGGTACGCAATTTGAAGGGGTGTTTCCCTGCATGCCATAGTCCTAGGCTCTGGTTGACTTTTGTGCAATCACCAGACATACGCAGGTCAAGTACATTTAATGAACTTCCCTGATATCCACTGAGTAGACTCCTCTACATAATAGATAGATTTATTTTGAGATAAACTGAAAAGCCTTCGTAGAAATTTTAAAGACTCAGCATATCAGCTATGATTTTTGTCTAACCTGAGCTAAACCTTCCCACCATCCACTTGCTGCAGCATGTAACTGCCATTCAGATCCAATTAATTTGGACATGTTCCTTCTAGAAACATTGCCAGACCTGCTctttttttacatcttttctGCAAGGTTTTCTTAAGACTTCTCTTAGAATAAGCATTGTTACAAGATTCatgaaattcagaatttaaaactACCTTGTGAGGATTCTTTCTTAGGGATTAATAATTCATCCAGAAAAGTAAACAATCCTCATATGTGCTAGCTTCAATAAGAAAGTACTACAGATGAGACTCACTTCAAATCAGTACAAGAGAGATTCAAGGCATTCATTTTAACACACTCCACAAAACCTCAGGGCTGTGCATTGCAAGCCTGTGCTAAGGCTTCCTAGAGTTCTAGCTgctatgtttttaaataattcaaaattgtttgctttttttgaagtGCCGTAGCTTCCTATTTATATTCACAGTACATACCTCTTGCAGTTTCACTATATACTTTCCACAGATTACAGTAAATAAAAGCTACAGCTGTGAAGGTTTAGGACTGAGGGAGATTCCTGACGAACTACCTGCCACAACCGAAATCCTTGACTTCAGCTTCAACGTGATCCCTTCCCTCCAGAATTCAACCTTCTCTGCACTGAAGTCTCTTCTCTACTTGGACTTAACAAGGTACAGGAAAGTGTCCTCACTTCTGCacatcaggttggtcaaaccCCCCGGGTTCTGGAGCACACTAGAGTAGCACCTCTCTGACTTCACAAGGAAACCACCAGTAGCATTTGCAGACAGCTGTGAAGTATTTTGCTAAGAAGAGATTGATACAATTGGGCAATATCCAGGCTTCTCCTCCGGTGACAATCATTTGCAGCACAGTGGGTGAAATATGCATTTTCCATATATTATTGCTGCTAAGACAGTAGAGACAGCGAGGTCAcgaaagcaattttaaaaatcacttttctatAAAGATATTGTTCCCTAACCCTAGACAAAAACGGGTTGGGTCCTTGTAAATGCCCATCTTTTTCTATAGGAAGagagattttcattttattaagaCAGACACTAGAAATCGCACGTCTCCCTGACTTCTACAAATGCCTCCGCATGCCTATAATTTCAGGGCAGGTTTTTCTTCTCACCAGGACCCTGTATTTCAGTGTGAGTTTACAAATATCAGGCAAGCATCCCTGGAAAAGACAGACACTTTTAGGCTAGTGAAGGCAACGGATTGTGAGTTCTTACAGATATGAAGTGCAGTTTGGGTTATCATGTATACCGGGAGAGTTTTGAGAGACAAGCCACTGACGCtggtttctgttgctttctcaAGGTGCCAGATCAGCTGGGTGTATGAAGGTGCCTTTCACAGCAACAAGCAGTTAAAGGTAATCGTGCTGACTGGAAACTTGCTCATGTTTCTGTCTGACACAGCATTCACTGGCCTACAGTCCCTGAGGCAGCTTGTCTTGACGCAGACAGGAATAACCAGTATGTCCTTTATTCCAATGACAAATCTGGACAGCTTGGATACCCTCAACTTGGGCAGCAACCACATCTCTTCACTGCAGCTTCCTCCCAACTTTCCCACTCGAAACCTCAAATACCTTGACTTTCAAATGAACAACATAAGAGCGATTGCAGCAGCAGATGTTCGTGTTCTGCAGAAGACCAGCAATATAACTCTCATCTTTAAAGGCAATGACATTACATACATCGAACCTGGAGCTTTCCAGTCTCATTTCTACAGTTTGGACTTCGGGGGCTGTGCTGACATCCCTGAGGTCCTGGCGGGCATACAGAATTCCACAGCCCAGACCCTTTGGCTGGGAACATTTCATGGAGTGGGAAAGGAGGCGCATATAAGCCCGAATGTTTTACAAGGCCTCTGTAATGTCTCTGTCAAGGATCTCTACTTGCAACTACGGCATTTCAAAAACCTAAATGCTGACACATTTCAGTGCTTGACCAAACTCCGAAAGCTGGACCTAACTCAAACCTACATCAGTGCGTTGCCCGCTGGCATCAGTGGCATGAACTCACTGGCAGAGTTAGTTCTCAACGCGAACACCTTTAAGCACCTCTGCAACATCAGCTctgcctccttcccctccctcaccCACCTCCACATCAAGGGAAACTCAcaggtcctgcagctgggctCTGGCTGCTTGGAGAAACTAGCAAAGCTTCAACATCTCGATTTAAGTAAGAGTCATATTGAAAGCTTCAACTGCTGTAACAAAGCCCTGAGCGGTTTGAGCAGTCTTCGGTACCTGAATCTGAGCCACAACATACAGCTCCACCTCCAAGACATGCTCATTACGGATGGTGCTAacctggagctgctggaccTGGCTTTCACTCCTCTTCATATCAACACCGAACAGGGTCCATTCCGAAATTTACATCTCTTGCAAGTGCTGAATCTTTCCTCCTCTCACATTGACACTAGCATTCAGCACCTCTTTCAAGGCCTGGAAAACCTCATGCTCTTGGACCTTAGTCAAAATAACTTTGAGTCGGGGATCATGCCAAAAGACAAACTGTTCCAACAGCTATCCAATTTAGAGGTGCTAATTTTATCATCCTGTGAACTGACAGCAATAGGCAGCCAAGCATTTCACAGCCTTGAGAAGTTACGGCATGTTGATCTGAGCCACAACAAACTAATTGCATTCAGCACAGATGCTTTTTCAAACCTCAAGAGCATTTATCTCAATTTTGCCCACAACAGGATCCATGTTGTTCCACGTGACCAGCTGGCGTCCCTATCTGGTCACTGCGTAATCAATTTAAGTTACAACCCTCTGGACTGCACCTGCTCCAATATTGGTTTAATCACCTGGTACAAGCAGAATCTGGATAAAATTGAAGATCCTGAAGGAACGAGATGCTCTGAACCCAAATTGCTAGCTGGGGCTCAGCTGGCCACCATCTCGCTCTCCTGTGGGATCAACACAGCAGGAGTCATTGTGGTTGTCCTGGCCATTTTATCTTGTGGTGTCATCTTCATTTGGGGTGCTCGCTATTTCAAGCTAAATTACCAGCAAATATAAGCTTATGATGGAGATATAGAAAAGATGTACAGCAGCTGTATTAAGATGAATGACAACCTACTGGTGTTTTTTGTGACCTgcattttcttaacttttttaatacagtttcaTTTGTATTGtaactcagaaaaataataaaaaccatttATTTGAGAACCGGAAAAATAAACTATGATGTGAGCATTGTACATGAATAAGAGAAATCCTAGTTCAACTCAATATTAGGCCTGGTGACCCAGCTACTACAGCTAATGCACCTGTAAAGGGAAGATCCAACGACCAAAATGAAAACCTTGCTgtctttaagaaacagaaaagca contains the following coding sequences:
- the CD180 gene encoding CD180 antigen, which gives rise to MMCMEITVNKSYSCEGLGLREIPDELPATTEILDFSFNVIPSLQNSTFSALKSLLYLDLTRCQISWVYEGAFHSNKQLKVIVLTGNLLMFLSDTAFTGLQSLRQLVLTQTGITSMSFIPMTNLDSLDTLNLGSNHISSLQLPPNFPTRNLKYLDFQMNNIRAIAAADVRVLQKTSNITLIFKGNDITYIEPGAFQSHFYSLDFGGCADIPEVLAGIQNSTAQTLWLGTFHGVGKEAHISPNVLQGLCNVSVKDLYLQLRHFKNLNADTFQCLTKLRKLDLTQTYISALPAGISGMNSLAELVLNANTFKHLCNISSASFPSLTHLHIKGNSQVLQLGSGCLEKLAKLQHLDLSKSHIESFNCCNKALSGLSSLRYLNLSHNIQLHLQDMLITDGANLELLDLAFTPLHINTEQGPFRNLHLLQVLNLSSSHIDTSIQHLFQGLENLMLLDLSQNNFESGIMPKDKLFQQLSNLEVLILSSCELTAIGSQAFHSLEKLRHVDLSHNKLIAFSTDAFSNLKSIYLNFAHNRIHVVPRDQLASLSGHCVINLSYNPLDCTCSNIGLITWYKQNLDKIEDPEGTRCSEPKLLAGAQLATISLSCGINTAGVIVVVLAILSCGVIFIWGARYFKLNYQQI